One segment of Anastrepha obliqua isolate idAnaObli1 chromosome 3, idAnaObli1_1.0, whole genome shotgun sequence DNA contains the following:
- the LOC129241301 gene encoding odorant receptor 67c-like isoform X2 → MSGAFKSEEPAATIQDFVKIPLYLISLNGVKLFKWTPNEPTTRQQKILFRTCFSMVSFNVVSMTLFFLFDELESALDYTAFIIYWGYMLNSLMKGGTLWLGRRELESIVKGLLARHPKTAKERQAYRVVEYFKKIRIYNMYLAIWDLATASFFNLHPITTSIIEYLWREDKQQEFNYRFPFIMWYYFDEERPIPYFITYFIQSCGSLYMTFLFLGGDLLLITLVHLVNMHFEYLGKYIEEFQPTGTDEDMKMLGPVLSYHREILGYSEKIDSAFSISILLNYIGSCVVLCLIGLQLVTGTEFVSILKFFTFLIATMVHVYLISYFGNNLIDLSFGISEAFYNHPWYNANYKYMRMLVLPIARAQRYAHLTACQFFEISMDSFKSLCTTSYQFFTLLRTSLEDEEG, encoded by the exons ATGTCTGGAGCTTTCAAATCCGAAGAACCTGCAGCAACTATTCAGGACTTCGTCAAAATACCACTCTATCTAATAAGTCTCAATGGCGTGAAACTTTTTAAATGGACACCTAATGAGCCAACAACCCGTCAACAAAAGATATTATTTCGCACGTGTTTCTCCATGGTGTCTTTCAATGTCGTTAGCATGACGCTGTTCTTCTTGTTCGATGAATTGGAGAGTGCCTTAGATTACACTGCATTCATCATCTACTGGGGGTACATGCTCAACTCGTTGATGAAAGGTGGTACACTATGGCTTGGCCGTCGTGAACTGGAATCAATAGTCAAGGGTTTGTTAGCAAGGCATCCAAAAACGGCAAAGGAGCGCCAAGCCTACCGTGTCGTGgagtattttaagaaaataaggaTCTACAACATGTATCTGGCAATTTGGGATCTAGCCACCgcctcattttttaatttacatccCATCACCACATCGATCATTGAGTACTTGTGGCGTGAGGACAAACAGCAAGAATTCAATTATAGATTTCCGTTCATTATGTGGTActattttgatgaggagcgaccgaTTCCTTATTTTATAACCTACTTTATACAAAGTTGTGGTTCATTATAtatgacttttttgtttttgggtggcGATTTGTTGCTCATAACTTTGGTACATTTGGTCAATATGCATTTCGAGTATTTGGGAAAATATATCGAAGAGTTTCAACCGACTGGAACTGATGAAGATATGAAAATGTTGGGACCAGTGCTGTCGTATCATCGCGAAATATTGgg cTATTCCGAGAAAATCGATTCCGCTTTCAGCATATCCATTCTTCTCAACTATATCGGTTCATGTGTCGTACTTTGCCTCATCGGTCTGCAACTAGTGACTGGTACAGAGTTCGTGAGCATACTCAAATTCTTTACTTTTCTTATTGCAACTATGGTTCACGTCTATTTAATCTCTTACTTCGGCAACAATCTTATCGACTTG AGCTTCGGTATAAGTGAAGCCTTTTACAATCATCCGTGGTACAATGCGAATTATAAGTACATGCGCATGTTGGTTCTGCCCATAGCACGAGCACAGCGGTACGCCCATCTGACGGCTTGCCAGTTCTTCGAGATCTCAATGGATAGTTTCAAGTCG CTCTGTACCACTTCTTACCAATTCTTCACGCTCTTGAGAACCAGTTTGGAAGATGAAGAAGGTTAG
- the LOC129242333 gene encoding odorant receptor 67c-like — protein sequence MSGAFKSEEPAATIQDFVKIPLYLISLNGVKLFKWTPNEPTTRQQKILFRTCFSMVSFNVVSMTLFFLFDELESALDYTAFIIYWGYMLNSLMKGGTLWLGRRELESIVKSLLARHPKTAKERQAYRVVDYFKKIRIYNMYLAIWHLATASFFNLHPITTSIIEYLWREDKEQEFNYRFPFIMWYYFDEERPIPYFITYFIQCCGSLYMSFLFLGGDLLLITLVHLVNMHFEYLGKYIEEFQPTGTDEDMKMLGPVLSYHREILGYSEKIDSAFSISILLNYIGSCVVLCLIGLQLVTGTEFVSILKFFAFLIATMVHVYLISYFGNNLIDLSLGISKAFYNHPWYNANYKYMRMLVLPIARAQRYAHLTACQFFEISMDSFKSLCTTSYQLFTLLRTSLEDEEG from the exons ATGTCTGGAGCTTTCAAATCCGAAGAACCTGCAGCAACTATTCAGGACTTCGTCAAAATACCACTCTATCTAATAAGTCTCAATGGCGTGAAACTTTTTAAATGGACACCTAATGAGCCAACAACCCGTCAACAAAAGATATTATTTCGCACGTGTTTCTCCATGGTGTCTTTCAATGTCGTTAGCATGACGCTGTTCTTCTTGTTCGATGAATTGGAGAGTGCCTTAGATTACACTGCATTCATCATCTACTGGGGGTACATGCTCAACTCGTTGATGAAAGGTGGTACACTATGGCTTGGCCGTCGTGAACTGGAATCAATAGTCAAGAGTTTGTTGGCAAGGCATCCAAAAACGGCAAAGGAGCGCCAGGCCTACCGTGTCGTggattattttaagaaaataaggaTCTACAACATGTATCTGGCAATTTGGCATCTAGCCACCgcctcattttttaatttacatccCATCACTACATCGATCATTGAGTACTTGTGGCGTGAGGACAAAGAACAAGAATTCAATTATAGATTTCCGTTCATTATGTGGTActattttgatgaggagcgaccgaTTCCTTATTTTATAACCTACTTTATACAATGTTGTGGTTCATTATATatgtcgtttttgtttttgggtggcGATTTGTTGCTCATAACTTTGGTACATTTGGTCAATatgcattttgaatatttgggaAAATATATCGAAGAGTTTCAACCGACTGGAACTGATGAAGATATGAAAATGTTGGGACCAGTGCTGTCGTATCATCGCGAAATATTGgg cTATTCCGAGAAAATCGATTCCGCTTTCAGCATATCCATTCTTCTCAACTATATCGGTTCATGTGTCGTACTTTGCCTCATCGGACTGCAACTAGTGACTGGTACAGAGTTCGTGAGCATACTCAAATTCTTTGCTTTTCTTATCGCAACTATGGTTCACGTCTATTTAATCTCTTACTTCGGCAACAATCTTATCGACTTG AGCCTCGGTATAAGTAAAGCCTTTTACAATCATCCGTGGTACAATGCGAATTATAAGTACATGCGCATGTTGGTTCTACCCATAGCACGAGCACAGCGGTACGCCCATCTGACGGCTTGTCAGTTCTTCGAGATCTCAATGGATAGTTTCAAGTCG CTCTGTACCACTTCTTACCAATTGTTCACGCTCTTGAGAACCAGTTTGGAAGATGAAGAAGGTTAG